Proteins from one Bacteroidota bacterium genomic window:
- a CDS encoding SUMF1/EgtB/PvdO family nonheme iron enzyme: protein MKNLFLLVIIFSSFSALSCKNIANEIDNLQTPFTPTIKIVSPSNNAIVLDSVTIEIDAFDDKGIIKVEIYIDNKTDSLKPLLIKPYKYILLTPQEQDSGKHLVYAKAYDADGNVATSEILTINVKKFQSPSELQITSITKFQINLSWKDNSSVETGFEVEQSANGDNFVFVKNIAANETTATISGIYDSTTTYSFRLRAITATKKSVYSNISKNNITIGNSEMVLVVGGKFTMGSEITWINGASPSHSVTLSDFYINSSEVTWGTWDTVYQWGKNNGYTDLPIGQKGYSNGNALHPVTMVSWYDAIKWCNARSQKEGLTPVYYVNSNFTSINIFKTGQINITASMINLNANGYRLPTEAEWEYAAQGGAKRHNPSFMYSGSNAVDSVAWYSANAGGNTHIVRTKAPNELGLYDMSGNVLELCWDWSGLYNIAAQINPTGPTSGTVRIIRSGATHHDYAHSHIANRNTVNPGIRDGDLGFRVCRTK from the coding sequence ATGAAAAATTTATTTTTATTAGTAATCATATTTTCCTCTTTTAGCGCGTTAAGCTGTAAAAATATTGCAAATGAAATAGATAACTTGCAGACGCCTTTTACACCCACAATTAAGATCGTTTCCCCCTCAAATAATGCTATTGTTTTAGATAGTGTAACGATCGAAATTGACGCCTTTGATGATAAAGGAATAATTAAAGTAGAGATATATATTGATAATAAAACAGATAGTTTGAAACCATTACTAATCAAACCATATAAATATATTTTGCTCACCCCCCAAGAACAAGACTCCGGTAAACATTTAGTATACGCGAAAGCATATGATGCAGACGGCAATGTAGCAACGAGTGAAATATTAACAATAAATGTTAAAAAATTCCAATCACCGTCAGAACTTCAGATTACCTCTATCACAAAATTTCAAATAAATTTAAGTTGGAAAGATAACTCTTCAGTCGAAACAGGCTTTGAGGTAGAACAGTCTGCGAATGGTGACAATTTTGTTTTTGTAAAAAATATAGCCGCAAATGAAACAACCGCGACAATTTCTGGAATATATGATTCAACAACAACGTATTCGTTTCGATTAAGAGCTATAACGGCGACCAAAAAATCCGTTTATTCGAACATTTCTAAAAATAATATAACAATTGGAAATTCAGAAATGGTGCTTGTTGTAGGTGGCAAATTTACTATGGGAAGCGAAATTACCTGGATTAACGGAGCAAGCCCTTCGCATTCTGTCACACTCTCGGATTTTTATATTAATTCTTCAGAGGTGACATGGGGAACATGGGACACAGTATATCAATGGGGAAAAAATAATGGGTACACTGATCTACCAATAGGACAAAAAGGATATTCAAATGGCAACGCACTGCACCCTGTGACAATGGTAAGTTGGTATGATGCTATAAAGTGGTGCAATGCTCGTTCCCAAAAAGAAGGATTGACTCCTGTATACTACGTCAACTCCAATTTTACATCAATAAATATTTTTAAAACAGGACAAATAAATATAACAGCTTCAATGATAAATTTAAATGCAAATGGTTACCGTTTACCAACTGAAGCGGAATGGGAATATGCTGCACAAGGAGGCGCTAAACGACACAATCCCTCATTCATGTATAGCGGAAGCAATGCTGTCGACAGTGTTGCCTGGTATAGTGCAAATGCTGGCGGGAATACGCATATCGTAAGAACAAAAGCTCCAAATGAATTAGGTTTATATGATATGAGTGGAAATGTATTGGAATTATGTTGGGACTGGAGTGGTTTATATAATATTGCTGCGCAAATAAATCCGACTGGACCAACTTCTGGAACCGTTCGAATAATTCGCAG
- a CDS encoding FAD-dependent oxidoreductase → MISIWEKQSFLRSDIVIVGGGILGLSTACSIKEQQPERTVLVLEKGILPSGASTKNAGFACFGSLTELVSDMKSFGQSLMLQLVEKRWRGLALLDQRLGEEAMDFQHYGGFELLTENELEVYQYIDIINQLLFPLFQMEVYHSVPSKITEFGFNKEMIKDIIFNPFEGQIDTGKMMKSLIRKSSSLGVEMLTGTEVTALHSHEASVDIEVKQEKDNIRFTARTAAVCTNAFLPKLFPSMNVIPGRGQVLITKPIPNLKLKGTFHYDEGFYYFRNYNNRVLFGGGRNLDKEAEATTDFSPNKKIIDDLKHKLSEIILPNTSHEIDYTWQGIMGFGPTKFPMIESPQPNVYAALGCNGMGVALSSLLGDELAEKIVLSF, encoded by the coding sequence ATGATCTCCATCTGGGAAAAACAGTCGTTTCTTCGCTCGGATATCGTGATTGTCGGCGGAGGAATTCTTGGACTTTCAACGGCTTGTTCAATAAAAGAACAGCAACCTGAAAGAACAGTACTTGTATTAGAGAAGGGAATACTTCCTTCCGGTGCCAGTACTAAAAATGCCGGCTTTGCGTGTTTTGGGAGCCTTACAGAACTTGTTTCCGATATGAAATCATTCGGACAATCGCTGATGCTGCAATTAGTGGAAAAGCGGTGGCGGGGGCTTGCGTTGCTGGACCAACGATTGGGAGAAGAAGCGATGGACTTCCAGCATTATGGCGGATTTGAATTATTGACAGAAAATGAACTTGAAGTATATCAGTACATCGATATAATCAATCAATTGTTATTTCCGCTTTTTCAAATGGAAGTGTATCACAGCGTTCCGTCAAAGATTACGGAATTTGGATTTAACAAGGAGATGATTAAAGATATCATTTTCAATCCGTTTGAAGGACAAATTGATACAGGGAAGATGATGAAATCACTCATACGAAAATCATCATCGCTCGGAGTGGAAATGTTGACTGGCACTGAAGTAACGGCGTTGCATTCACATGAAGCTTCTGTTGATATAGAAGTGAAACAAGAAAAAGATAATATCCGGTTCACAGCACGAACCGCGGCAGTGTGCACCAATGCTTTTCTACCAAAGTTATTTCCCAGCATGAATGTTATTCCAGGAAGGGGACAGGTGTTGATTACCAAACCGATTCCGAATCTAAAATTGAAAGGAACATTCCATTACGACGAGGGGTTTTATTATTTTCGTAATTACAACAATAGAGTGCTTTTCGGTGGCGGGAGGAACCTCGACAAAGAAGCGGAAGCAACGACCGATTTTTCTCCCAATAAAAAAATCATTGATGATCTTAAACATAAATTGTCGGAAATTATTCTTCCAAATACTTCTCATGAAATTGATTATACCTGGCAGGGGATTATGGGCTTCGGTCCAACAAAATTTCCCATGATTGAATCTCCACAGCCGAATGTTTATGCAGCTCTTGGGTGCAATGGAATGGGTGTTGCATTAAGTAGTTTGTTGGGAGATGAGCTAGCGGAAAAGATAGTTTTGTCGTTTTGA
- a CDS encoding anhydro-N-acetylmuramic acid kinase, with product MTRIEQIARKKERFIVGLMSGTSIDSIDAVVAKVRGSGISTSFKQIAFHSHRYPKGYKEYVLQNSHPGGGNVDAISSLNILISHFSADAVFAVIKKAGLSPAQIDLIGSHGQTIHHLPKSQNIFGKKIHSTLQIGDPSTIAKLTGIITVGNFRTGDMAVGGQGAPLVPFFDFVAFRSSKYNRALLNIGGIANITLIKKNCAIHDIIALDTGPGNMIIDVLMYHFFGRQFDRNGLVASRGNILPSLLKQLIQHPYFDLPLPKSTGREDFGDTFVKKILHISRGETKENIIATVTEFTALTIFDQYNRFLRKRLKRDTLHELIISGGGSHNSMIVESLKKLFFPATIVTSNDCGVDSESKEALCFALLANETVCGNAANIPSVTGASKRTILGTISL from the coding sequence ATGACCCGAATAGAACAGATTGCAAGAAAAAAAGAGCGATTCATCGTTGGATTGATGTCTGGTACTTCTATAGATTCCATTGATGCAGTAGTAGCAAAAGTGCGTGGTAGTGGTATATCAACATCGTTTAAACAAATTGCTTTTCATTCACACCGTTATCCCAAAGGATATAAAGAATACGTGCTGCAAAATTCTCATCCTGGTGGTGGCAACGTAGATGCAATCTCATCATTGAACATTCTCATTTCCCATTTTTCTGCTGATGCGGTCTTTGCTGTAATAAAAAAAGCCGGCCTTTCGCCTGCACAAATTGACCTCATCGGCTCTCACGGTCAAACCATTCATCATCTTCCTAAATCGCAGAATATCTTTGGAAAAAAAATCCATTCGACGTTGCAGATAGGTGACCCTTCCACAATTGCGAAATTGACGGGTATCATAACCGTGGGAAATTTCCGAACGGGAGATATGGCTGTGGGGGGACAGGGAGCACCGCTGGTGCCATTTTTTGATTTTGTCGCTTTCCGCTCATCGAAATATAACAGAGCGTTACTCAACATAGGCGGAATCGCGAATATTACATTGATAAAAAAGAACTGCGCAATCCACGATATTATCGCATTGGATACGGGGCCGGGAAATATGATTATCGATGTATTAATGTATCATTTTTTCGGCCGGCAGTTCGACCGAAACGGTTTGGTAGCTTCACGAGGAAATATTCTTCCGTCATTGTTAAAGCAGTTGATCCAACATCCTTATTTTGATCTTCCCTTGCCTAAATCGACTGGCCGGGAGGATTTCGGTGATACTTTTGTGAAGAAAATTCTCCATATTTCTCGTGGAGAGACAAAGGAAAATATCATTGCAACCGTTACAGAATTTACTGCTTTAACAATCTTTGATCAATATAATCGTTTTCTGCGGAAACGTTTAAAGAGAGACACACTGCATGAACTTATTATCAGTGGCGGCGGTTCTCATAATAGCATGATTGTTGAATCGCTGAAAAAGCTTTTTTTTCCTGCTACAATTGTGACAAGTAATGATTGCGGTGTTGATTCAGAATCAAAAGAAGCTCTTTGTTTCGCGTTACTGGCAAATGAAACTGTGTGCGGAAATGCAGCAAATATTCCTTCAGTCACAGGCGCATCAAAACGCACAATTCTTGGAACAATTAGTTTGTAA
- a CDS encoding HAMP domain-containing sensor histidine kinase: protein MLKNFSLPVKVSIIFFPLFFVAVAVIAYFNYSTTQEQMMSQVQNAATAQANTIKEALVNMMVTNESVDDTYLRKVSSSGDIKDIHILFRLDSLHFDESYLEDDERRTRLIRREVDVWDLNKNFGSEVFLTKEPKWYLTCNKHLHETKQISNLSSDKPKFLQSCEEMQALIPFVAEKKCVRCHNVELGSVLGAAVMSVPLAKTAEHLEANALQSFYVFAGFFILSLVLNGFVFRKFINSPLKKLIGITESIGKGNKLDHKLKDDFDNDEIGKLAVAFEQMQENLQRVQSELLKSERMSAVGQMASSIVHDFRTPMTSVSLIADYLQKNQAMEPEKRTKKFEQLHGAIRRMDDMMQELLDFSKGGFQLGYIECSAEEIADSLQQDYEARFKESNIRFAVSCHSVSKLTVDKDRIRRALNNIINNAEDAMPNGGMISVLMEEKDNFLKITVEDNGNGIPVEIRESLFEPFITVGKKNGTGLGLAIVKKVVDHHHGTISFTSDIGKGTEFIIEIPRSPAA from the coding sequence ATGTTAAAAAATTTTTCACTTCCGGTAAAAGTGTCCATCATTTTTTTCCCGCTTTTCTTTGTGGCGGTGGCGGTGATCGCTTATTTCAACTATAGCACTACACAAGAACAAATGATGTCTCAGGTGCAGAATGCTGCTACTGCGCAGGCAAACACGATTAAAGAAGCATTGGTAAACATGATGGTGACCAATGAAAGTGTTGATGACACTTATCTTCGCAAGGTCAGCTCATCCGGCGATATTAAAGATATTCACATTCTGTTCCGCCTTGACAGCCTCCATTTCGATGAAAGTTATTTGGAAGATGATGAACGAAGAACGCGATTGATCCGCCGCGAAGTGGATGTATGGGATCTGAACAAAAATTTCGGCAGCGAGGTCTTCCTTACAAAAGAACCTAAATGGTATTTGACTTGTAATAAGCACCTTCATGAAACAAAACAAATTTCAAATCTTTCCAGCGATAAACCGAAATTCCTGCAATCCTGTGAAGAAATGCAGGCATTAATACCGTTTGTGGCAGAAAAAAAATGTGTGCGCTGCCATAATGTAGAACTCGGAAGCGTACTCGGTGCAGCGGTGATGTCCGTACCCCTTGCAAAAACAGCGGAACATTTGGAGGCAAATGCATTACAATCATTTTATGTGTTTGCCGGATTTTTCATTCTTTCTTTGGTACTGAATGGTTTTGTTTTCAGAAAATTCATCAATAGTCCACTGAAAAAACTGATTGGCATTACCGAATCAATCGGAAAAGGAAATAAACTCGACCATAAATTGAAGGATGATTTCGATAATGACGAGATCGGCAAACTTGCTGTCGCATTTGAACAAATGCAGGAAAATTTGCAGCGCGTACAAAGCGAATTGTTAAAAAGCGAGCGGATGTCTGCTGTGGGTCAAATGGCGAGTTCTATTGTGCACGATTTTCGAACGCCGATGACTTCCGTTTCGTTGATCGCAGATTACCTGCAAAAAAATCAGGCCATGGAGCCGGAAAAACGGACGAAAAAATTCGAACAACTTCACGGTGCTATCCGTAGAATGGATGATATGATGCAGGAGTTACTCGATTTTTCCAAGGGGGGGTTTCAGCTGGGTTATATTGAATGCTCTGCCGAAGAGATCGCCGATTCACTCCAGCAGGATTATGAAGCACGTTTCAAAGAATCCAATATCCGTTTTGCTGTCAGTTGTCATTCTGTGAGTAAATTGACCGTTGATAAAGATCGTATCCGCCGTGCGTTGAACAATATTATCAATAACGCCGAAGATGCAATGCCGAACGGTGGAATGATTAGCGTACTCATGGAAGAGAAAGATAATTTTCTAAAAATTACTGTTGAGGACAACGGTAATGGAATTCCAGTTGAGATTCGTGAATCACTCTTCGAACCATTTATCACTGTTGGAAAAAAGAATGGCACCGGACTCGGTCTGGCAATAGTCAAAAAAGTGGTCGATCATCATCACGGAACTATATCATTCACATCGGACATTGGTAAAGGAACCGAATTCATCATCGAAATTCCTCGATCACCCGCGGCATAA
- a CDS encoding DUF2279 domain-containing protein has product MKTFILFAVTIITFAQHSVAQQMERDSMFLYLHRKDVATYGTIAWSLAAVSLEFQWWWKDDYYYKQHEFRIWGDGYFYNHSYGVDKLGHMYASYLIFHLTYDVMKWADFDEESALWSAIAVPATHAIAIELGDGFSKWAFNFSDLLFNSSGMAYAALQVKYPFLNNFNYKWSYYPSASGGKKDPDWGPASDYSGHIYWLSVDVHNILPEPTQKYWPKYLNVAFGLGAKNVSYQDVGLKKHKFAIALDWNTNAILPDGDTWGIFKNLINKIHLPAPGVKFYQREKPIAKALLLN; this is encoded by the coding sequence ATGAAAACATTCATTCTTTTTGCAGTAACAATTATAACTTTTGCACAACATTCAGTTGCACAACAAATGGAACGCGATTCGATGTTCCTTTATCTCCACCGCAAAGATGTGGCAACATATGGTACAATTGCCTGGTCGCTTGCTGCGGTTTCACTAGAATTTCAATGGTGGTGGAAAGACGACTATTATTACAAACAACATGAGTTTCGGATATGGGGCGATGGATATTTCTACAACCATAGTTATGGTGTGGACAAACTAGGTCACATGTATGCTTCGTACCTTATTTTTCATCTCACATATGATGTCATGAAATGGGCCGATTTTGACGAAGAGTCCGCTTTGTGGAGTGCAATAGCCGTTCCTGCAACTCACGCCATTGCGATTGAGCTCGGCGATGGATTCTCAAAATGGGCATTTAATTTTTCCGACCTCCTTTTTAATTCTTCGGGAATGGCTTACGCTGCGCTCCAGGTAAAATATCCATTCCTTAATAACTTTAACTATAAGTGGAGTTACTATCCATCTGCCAGCGGTGGAAAAAAAGATCCGGACTGGGGTCCGGCGAGCGATTATAGCGGTCACATCTATTGGCTGTCGGTTGATGTCCATAATATTCTTCCGGAACCGACTCAAAAATATTGGCCGAAATATTTGAACGTAGCGTTCGGCCTTGGTGCAAAAAATGTTTCCTATCAAGATGTAGGATTAAAAAAACATAAGTTCGCAATTGCGCTTGATTGGAACACCAATGCAATTCTCCCCGACGGTGATACCTGGGGCATATTTAAAAATCTGATCAATAAGATCCATCTTCCTGCTCCGGGAGTGAAGTTCTATCAACGCGAAAAACCGATCGCAAAAGCATTGTTACTGAACTGA
- a CDS encoding GNAT family N-acetyltransferase, with the protein MITIRTAQRSDAETIAQYNVALAKETEHFDLDLKRTIRGVNGMFDDSSRGFYLVAESDGKIVGQLMITYEWSDWRNGVFWWIQSVYVHKDFRSQKVFRSLYDRIIALAKDNGSVCGIRLYVEKQNTQALAVYDKLGMKTTDYNLLEVDFVLRR; encoded by the coding sequence ATGATTACTATACGAACCGCACAACGTTCGGATGCTGAAACGATTGCTCAATATAATGTAGCGTTGGCTAAAGAGACGGAACATTTTGATCTCGATCTTAAACGGACAATTCGTGGCGTGAATGGAATGTTTGACGATTCATCACGAGGATTTTATCTGGTAGCGGAATCTGATGGAAAGATTGTTGGTCAATTAATGATCACGTATGAATGGAGCGATTGGCGCAACGGTGTCTTCTGGTGGATACAGAGCGTGTATGTGCATAAGGATTTCCGTTCGCAAAAAGTGTTTCGTTCGTTATATGATCGTATTATTGCGTTGGCGAAAGATAATGGATCCGTCTGCGGCATACGCTTGTATGTGGAGAAACAAAATACTCAAGCATTGGCGGTGTACGATAAACTTGGAATGAAGACAACGGATTACAATCTGCTGGAAGTCGATTTTGTTTTGCGCCGGTAA
- a CDS encoding VOC family protein yields MDQRLTFITLGVTDLSVSRKFYEEIFGWKPDPSSSGDVVFFKLNGIMLSLFPREELANDAEVSSKGSGFRPFSLAYNVRSEQEVDDIVSDLKLKGVIVLKTPQKAFWGGYTSYVADPDGNLWEIAYNPFIRLDDSGNVM; encoded by the coding sequence ATGGACCAACGTCTCACGTTCATCACGCTCGGCGTAACCGATCTTTCGGTTTCTAGAAAATTCTATGAAGAGATCTTCGGCTGGAAACCGGATCCAAGCAGCAGCGGAGATGTCGTCTTTTTTAAATTGAACGGCATTATGTTGTCGCTGTTTCCCCGCGAGGAGCTTGCAAATGATGCTGAAGTATCATCCAAAGGAAGCGGGTTTAGACCTTTCTCTCTTGCGTACAATGTCCGTTCGGAGCAAGAGGTGGATGATATAGTGTCCGACCTGAAATTAAAAGGTGTTATTGTTTTGAAAACGCCTCAAAAAGCATTTTGGGGAGGATATACAAGCTACGTCGCCGATCCCGATGGGAATCTGTGGGAGATTGCCTATAATCCTTTTATTAGACTTGATGATTCTGGAAATGTGATGTAA
- a CDS encoding GNAT family N-acetyltransferase, producing MNARIIPFTNERSAMFKSLNEEWLQHYFTLEPVDQVLLSYPRKEIIDKGGHIFFAEYQGEIVGTVALNFHEEGVFELGKMAVTKKVQGIGIGSILMEHCINNAKSLGARKLILYSNTALASAIHLYKKFGFVEVPFTESNYKRTNIKMEIQFHKPS from the coding sequence ATGAATGCCCGCATTATTCCTTTTACCAATGAACGGAGCGCAATGTTCAAAAGTCTGAATGAAGAGTGGCTCCAACACTATTTTACTCTTGAACCGGTTGATCAGGTCCTCCTTTCCTATCCAAGAAAAGAAATTATTGACAAAGGCGGCCATATTTTCTTTGCCGAATACCAGGGTGAAATCGTCGGCACGGTTGCGTTAAACTTCCATGAAGAGGGAGTATTTGAGCTCGGCAAAATGGCGGTAACCAAAAAGGTTCAAGGAATTGGTATCGGCTCGATACTGATGGAACATTGCATCAATAATGCAAAATCACTTGGCGCAAGAAAACTTATTCTCTACTCAAATACAGCATTGGCATCAGCAATTCATCTCTATAAAAAATTTGGCTTTGTCGAAGTTCCGTTTACCGAGAGCAACTACAAACGGACGAACATTAAGATGGAAATTCAATTTCACAAGCCTTCTTGA
- a CDS encoding GNAT family N-acetyltransferase has protein sequence MNITCQKLNEQDLDRLTALIRVYENVFEMHNFSMPHTDHLQTLLTNGKIIFYTALLNNVVVGGLTAHILSSTYYPSSEVYIYDLAVRTEYQRKGIGKQLIASLKEYCTGLGIKEIFVQADVVDQHALDFYKATGGVAENVIHFSYSLPKI, from the coding sequence ATGAATATAACATGTCAAAAACTGAACGAGCAGGATCTAGACCGTTTAACGGCATTGATACGAGTGTATGAAAATGTTTTTGAAATGCACAATTTTTCAATGCCTCATACAGACCATTTGCAAACGTTGCTTACGAATGGAAAAATAATTTTTTACACTGCTCTATTAAATAATGTCGTTGTCGGCGGTTTGACTGCACACATTCTTTCCTCAACATATTATCCATCGAGTGAAGTATATATTTATGATCTTGCTGTAAGAACTGAGTATCAAAGAAAGGGGATTGGAAAACAATTAATCGCTTCGCTCAAAGAATATTGTACGGGGCTGGGAATAAAAGAAATTTTTGTGCAGGCAGATGTCGTAGACCAACATGCGTTAGATTTTTACAAAGCAACCGGTGGAGTTGCGGAAAACGTTATACACTTTTCGTACAGTCTGCCAAAAATTTAG
- a CDS encoding glycoside hydrolase family 30 beta sandwich domain-containing protein produces MKSFKKHLFPIFFFATILFSCDTNSDSAPANEPQQGYEFWLTNADKSMLFQKQTANQSISANESTPVIQITSTQSYQSIDGFGCALTGGSATLLHAMSTTARAGILKELFATNDNNIGMSYLRISIGASDLDDRVFSYNDLAAGQTDTAMANFDLAPDRLHLIPVLKEILAINPDIKILGSPWSAPVWMKTNNNSIGGSLKPQYYTPYAKYFVKYIQQMKQEGIRIDAITIQNEPLYGGNNPSMVMQAGDQALFIRNHLGPAFIENNIDTKIIVYDHNADRTDYPITVLNDTMARKYVDGSAFHLYGGNITDLMAVHNAHPDKNLYFTEQWIGAPGNFPVDLKWHVGTLIIGGTRNWCRTVVEWNLAADPNQNPHTPGGCTQCLGAITISGDAVIRNPAYYILAHAAKFVRPGSVRIESTIPGTLMNVAFLRTDGKKVLVVLNNSAQTQVFKIKDDGGKEIVSILKAGSVGTYMW; encoded by the coding sequence ATGAAATCATTCAAAAAACACCTTTTCCCAATCTTCTTCTTTGCAACGATATTATTTTCATGTGATACAAATTCCGACAGCGCTCCCGCAAATGAACCGCAACAGGGTTATGAATTTTGGCTCACAAACGCTGATAAATCCATGCTATTTCAAAAACAAACGGCAAATCAATCCATCTCCGCAAACGAATCGACACCGGTGATTCAAATTACCAGCACACAGTCATATCAATCAATTGATGGATTTGGATGTGCGCTGACAGGCGGAAGCGCAACATTGCTTCACGCAATGAGCACCACAGCGCGCGCCGGGATCCTCAAAGAATTGTTTGCAACAAATGATAATAATATTGGGATGAGTTATTTACGCATAAGCATTGGTGCCTCAGATCTTGACGATCGAGTCTTTTCGTATAACGATCTAGCAGCGGGACAAACTGATACGGCAATGGCGAATTTTGATCTTGCTCCCGACAGGTTACATTTGATTCCCGTACTGAAAGAGATATTGGCAATTAATCCTGATATCAAAATTCTCGGCTCACCTTGGTCTGCGCCAGTGTGGATGAAAACGAACAACAATTCTATCGGCGGAAGCTTAAAACCGCAGTATTATACCCCCTATGCAAAATATTTCGTGAAATACATTCAACAGATGAAACAAGAAGGAATACGTATTGATGCCATCACCATTCAGAACGAACCGCTGTATGGTGGAAATAATCCAAGCATGGTGATGCAGGCTGGTGATCAAGCTTTATTCATCAGGAACCACCTTGGTCCGGCATTCATTGAAAATAATATTGATACTAAAATAATTGTCTACGACCATAATGCGGACCGCACGGATTATCCCATCACCGTGTTGAATGATACAATGGCACGAAAGTATGTTGACGGATCAGCATTTCATTTATATGGAGGAAACATTACTGATTTGATGGCAGTACACAACGCTCACCCCGACAAAAATCTTTATTTTACCGAACAATGGATTGGTGCTCCAGGAAATTTCCCGGTCGATTTGAAATGGCATGTCGGCACATTGATTATTGGAGGAACACGCAATTGGTGCCGTACGGTGGTGGAATGGAATCTTGCCGCCGATCCTAATCAAAATCCGCACACACCGGGGGGATGTACGCAATGTCTCGGTGCCATAACCATCAGCGGCGATGCTGTCATCCGCAATCCCGCATACTATATTCTTGCCCACGCAGCAAAGTTTGTTCGGCCAGGTTCAGTGCGTATTGAATCAACAATTCCCGGAACACTCATGAATGTTGCATTCCTCCGCACTGATGGAAAAAAAGTGTTGGTTGTTTTGAACAACAGTGCTCAAACGCAGGTGTTTAAGATTAAAGATGATGGGGGAAAAGAAATTGTGTCGATCTTAAAAGCCGGATCAGTTGGGACATATATGTGGTGA
- the dinB gene encoding DNA polymerase IV, with protein sequence MSGQKKYIAHLDLDCFFVSVERIKDPSLLGKPVAVGGTGRRGVVSSASYEARKFGVRSAMPTGQALDLCPNLIVVRGSHGEYGKISKRLYHFMCDYAPIVQQASIDEMYMDFTGCEKLYNNDLPGLMRTLQALVKRDFSLPCTIALSSNKLVSKIATGCVKPEGCVTIEHGFEKEFLAPLNINVIPGVGTKTELELRKYDINFIRDIQKMPKQVLESILGDHGGYFYRAAMGLGSDKLEVEWKRKSISNENTFGKDISDKYELLKHLYDLTESVCYNTRRYGWKGKTVKLKLRYSDFSTITRNITLKESTNDDKVVFDAVKNIFLKAYIRKMSIRLLGVGLTQFSEANEEPMSLFPSDEKRTHVLSAVDKLRKKFGDDAIHTGSV encoded by the coding sequence ATGTCAGGACAAAAAAAATATATCGCCCATCTTGATCTTGATTGTTTTTTTGTCTCCGTAGAACGAATTAAAGATCCTTCTCTTCTGGGAAAACCGGTCGCGGTTGGCGGTACCGGCCGGCGCGGTGTTGTTTCCTCTGCATCATACGAAGCGCGAAAATTTGGAGTCCGTTCTGCAATGCCGACCGGACAAGCGCTTGATCTCTGCCCGAATCTTATTGTTGTCCGAGGAAGTCATGGTGAATATGGAAAAATCTCCAAACGCTTGTACCATTTTATGTGTGATTACGCACCGATCGTTCAACAGGCTTCCATTGACGAAATGTATATGGATTTTACCGGTTGCGAAAAATTATACAATAACGATCTTCCCGGATTGATGCGCACACTGCAAGCGTTGGTGAAAAGAGATTTTTCCCTTCCATGCACTATCGCACTTTCATCCAATAAGTTGGTTTCAAAAATTGCAACAGGATGTGTGAAACCTGAGGGATGTGTTACAATTGAGCATGGATTTGAAAAGGAATTTCTTGCACCTCTCAATATCAATGTTATTCCCGGTGTTGGGACAAAGACGGAGCTTGAATTGCGAAAATACGATATCAATTTCATTCGCGATATTCAAAAGATGCCTAAACAGGTTCTTGAATCAATCCTTGGGGATCATGGCGGATATTTTTATCGAGCAGCAATGGGTTTGGGAAGCGATAAGTTGGAAGTAGAATGGAAACGGAAAAGCATCAGTAACGAAAACACGTTTGGAAAAGATATATCCGATAAATATGAATTATTGAAGCATCTATATGATTTGACCGAAAGCGTCTGTTATAATACTCGGCGGTACGGTTGGAAGGGAAAGACTGTTAAGTTGAAACTTCGGTACTCCGATTTTTCAACTATTACACGAAATATTACGCTAAAAGAATCGACAAATGACGATAAGGTGGTGTTTGATGCGGTAAAAAATATTTTTTTGAAAGCGTATATTCGAAAAATGTCAATACGTTTACTGGGAGTAGGATTAACTCAATTTTCAGAAGCAAATGAAGAACCGATGTCCCTCTTTCCGTCTGACGAAAAACGAACTCATGTACTGAGTGCGGTGGATAAATTGCGGAAAAAATTCGGTGATGACGCTATCCATACAGGAAGCGTCTGA